A single region of the Anaerostipes rhamnosivorans genome encodes:
- a CDS encoding NADH-quinone oxidoreductase subunit NuoE family protein, with protein MNQQAEEILKFYERQGKPAGQEEILGALQELQQVLGCIPKEVQEETAKRLGVKPSFLSAFIKKYPGFKEVSAVHEIHVCTGPSCGSKDALKILRALEQESAQKERKEGISVKIVKGRCTRRCAKGPNIKVNGELCHHMTPEQAADLIRRL; from the coding sequence ATGAATCAGCAGGCAGAAGAGATCTTAAAGTTTTATGAACGGCAGGGAAAACCTGCCGGACAGGAGGAGATCTTAGGGGCGCTCCAGGAGCTCCAGCAGGTCCTGGGCTGCATTCCTAAAGAAGTGCAGGAAGAAACGGCAAAGCGGCTTGGGGTCAAGCCGTCTTTTCTTTCGGCATTTATAAAGAAATATCCTGGATTCAAGGAGGTTTCAGCCGTACATGAGATTCATGTATGCACCGGCCCGTCCTGCGGGTCAAAAGATGCTTTAAAGATTCTGCGGGCTTTGGAGCAGGAGAGCGCACAAAAAGAACGGAAAGAAGGGATCTCTGTCAAGATTGTCAAAGGGAGATGTACCCGCAGGTGTGCAAAAGGACCGAACATAAAGGTCAACGGGGAACTATGCCATCATATGACACCGGAACAGGCGGCAGACTTAATCCGCCGCCTGTAA
- a CDS encoding FAD-dependent oxidoreductase: MDTIWEKTVDMPSYPPLKGTKKVETAVIGGGMAGILTAYFLAREGREVLVLEADRIGSGQTKGTTAKITVSHGLIYEKLIREVGKDQARQYALMNQTAVRKYKELINDLQIDCDFKECDSFLYSRFRDEALKEEVHAAQSLGLPAVFADQTELPFSVAGAVRYAGQARFHPLKFLKAAAKGLEIYEHTMVNEVEGNRIITEHGTVEAENIVFATHYPIMNRPGYYFLRMHQERSYVVALTGTEQMEHMYLGIDAGDSLSFRSYGPYLLLGGGGHRTGENPLGGQYEMLKLTARQYWEHCRVDTEWSAQDCMTIDSIPYIGYYSYSRPGWFVATGFKKWGMSSSMASALLITDYIIERNNAFSHVFSPQRLHVKASAKALTKESAQTARGFILERFKIPKEEADQLKKGEGGLIEYEGKKAGAYKDENGEVFVVSLTCPHLGCVLQWNPEELTWDCPCHGSRFDYKGNLIDNPAKEDLTHEQPACISGDKEKEGIL; the protein is encoded by the coding sequence ATGGATACGATCTGGGAAAAGACTGTGGATATGCCGTCTTATCCTCCTCTAAAAGGGACAAAAAAGGTTGAAACCGCAGTCATCGGCGGAGGGATGGCCGGGATCCTGACAGCGTATTTTCTGGCCAGGGAAGGCCGGGAAGTATTGGTGCTGGAGGCCGACAGGATCGGCAGCGGACAGACCAAAGGGACAACAGCCAAGATCACGGTATCCCACGGTCTGATTTACGAAAAACTGATCCGGGAGGTTGGGAAGGATCAGGCTAGGCAGTATGCCCTCATGAATCAGACTGCGGTGAGAAAGTATAAAGAGCTGATAAACGATCTTCAGATTGACTGTGATTTTAAAGAGTGTGATTCCTTTCTGTATTCCAGGTTCCGGGATGAGGCGCTGAAGGAGGAGGTGCATGCGGCCCAGTCCCTTGGACTTCCCGCTGTCTTTGCGGACCAGACAGAACTGCCGTTTTCTGTAGCCGGGGCGGTCAGGTATGCCGGACAGGCCAGATTTCATCCGCTGAAATTCTTAAAAGCGGCGGCAAAAGGACTGGAGATCTATGAGCACACGATGGTGAATGAGGTTGAGGGAAACCGCATTATCACGGAACACGGTACGGTGGAAGCTGAGAATATCGTCTTCGCCACACATTATCCGATTATGAACAGACCTGGCTATTATTTTCTCAGGATGCACCAGGAACGGAGCTATGTGGTGGCGCTTACGGGGACAGAACAGATGGAGCATATGTATCTGGGGATTGATGCTGGTGACAGCCTGTCCTTCCGTTCTTACGGACCGTACCTTCTGCTGGGAGGCGGAGGTCACAGAACTGGAGAAAACCCGCTGGGAGGACAGTATGAAATGCTTAAGCTTACTGCCAGACAGTATTGGGAGCACTGCCGGGTGGATACAGAATGGTCCGCCCAGGACTGCATGACCATCGATTCAATCCCGTATATCGGATACTATTCCTATTCCAGGCCGGGATGGTTTGTGGCCACGGGATTTAAAAAATGGGGCATGAGTTCGTCCATGGCATCGGCTCTTCTGATCACCGACTATATAATAGAAAGAAACAATGCCTTCTCTCATGTATTTTCGCCTCAGAGACTTCATGTGAAAGCTTCAGCAAAGGCTCTGACAAAGGAGAGCGCCCAGACTGCCCGGGGATTTATACTGGAGAGGTTTAAGATCCCTAAGGAGGAAGCGGACCAGCTCAAAAAAGGAGAGGGCGGCCTGATCGAATACGAGGGGAAGAAAGCAGGAGCATACAAAGATGAGAACGGAGAGGTATTTGTGGTATCTCTCACCTGTCCTCACCTGGGGTGTGTGCTCCAGTGGAATCCAGAGGAATTAACCTGGGACTGTCCGTGTCACGGCTCCAGATTTGACTATAAAGGAAATTTAATCGATAATCCGGCAAAGGAGGATTTAACACATGAACAACCCGCATGCATTTCAGGGGACAAAGAAAAAGAAGGGATACTTTGA
- a CDS encoding tocopherol cyclase family protein, with product MNNPHAFQGTKKKKGYFEGWYLKHQKGSQMLSVIPAYHIDREGRAYSSLQIITKEQSWYFSYPADAFYGSDKKFHVTLNTGKEDQSASIFSEKGIYLNIHEDGLDLEGRIIYKNIHHLSSDIMGPFRFMPSMQCRHGILSMRHKLYGSLTLNGDRMNFDQGTGYIEKDWGGSFPDAYVWSQSLFPDSGKNSLMLAAAKIPALGLHFNGVLAALDLYGKEYKLATYLGARVKTDWESRIVIKQGDYKLRAQLLSGTGRELYAPEQGAMDRKIKESLCCKVRYTFWDQKLKVLDMVTDRGSFEQSKKEMP from the coding sequence ATGAACAACCCGCATGCATTTCAGGGGACAAAGAAAAAGAAGGGATACTTTGAGGGCTGGTATTTAAAACATCAAAAAGGCAGTCAGATGCTTTCCGTCATACCGGCCTATCATATTGACAGGGAAGGCAGGGCATATTCCTCCCTGCAGATCATCACGAAGGAGCAGTCTTGGTATTTTTCTTATCCGGCGGATGCATTTTACGGATCAGATAAGAAATTTCATGTAACACTGAATACGGGAAAAGAGGACCAGTCGGCGAGCATTTTTTCTGAAAAGGGGATTTATCTGAACATTCATGAGGATGGGCTGGACCTGGAGGGAAGGATCATTTATAAAAATATCCATCATTTATCCTCAGACATCATGGGACCGTTTCGGTTTATGCCCAGCATGCAGTGCCGGCATGGCATTCTCAGTATGCGGCATAAACTGTATGGAAGTCTTACCTTAAACGGGGACAGGATGAATTTTGACCAGGGGACAGGATATATTGAAAAAGACTGGGGCGGCTCCTTTCCGGATGCATATGTGTGGTCCCAGAGCTTGTTTCCCGACAGCGGAAAAAACAGCCTTATGCTGGCAGCGGCCAAGATACCGGCTTTGGGGCTTCATTTTAACGGAGTGCTGGCAGCCCTTGATCTGTACGGAAAAGAGTATAAGCTGGCCACTTATCTGGGAGCCAGGGTGAAGACGGACTGGGAATCCAGGATTGTCATCAAACAAGGGGATTATAAGCTACGGGCTCAGCTTTTGTCCGGGACGGGCCGGGAACTATATGCACCGGAGCAGGGAGCCATGGACCGCAAGATCAAGGAAAGTCTCTGCTGCAAGGTGCGCTATACCTTCTGGGACCAGAAACTGAAGGTGCTGGATATGGTCACAGACCGGGGAAGCTTTGAGCAGAGCAAAAAGGAGATGCCATGA
- a CDS encoding Gfo/Idh/MocA family oxidoreductase, whose translation MGKIRFGIIGTGNMGRMRIRNLHCRIPQSEVIAVCDMREAQVKAVQEEFGIPYGYTDCGEMLQNPEIDAVLIATGADAHKDQVVAACKAKKHIFCEKPLAKKVEDCLAIEEAVRENSDKCFTVGFMRRFDPSYAEAKEKIKNGEIGTPILFKGVSLDPSTVLDAHLEGVKNGIYVPWFIEMGSHDTDLARWFLEGDPEDCHAFGGAYVCKGLEEYDDYDNGFSLTKMDNGATAYIQVGRTATCSHVESEIVGTKGTIRVNSVPRKNYVSSFTEKGYVEECQEDFMNRWGDAFYNELENFVDCIENGRSPETTAHDGTMSLKFCQKLHQAYLDEK comes from the coding sequence ATGGGAAAGATCAGATTTGGAATTATAGGAACAGGAAATATGGGACGCATGCGTATCCGGAACCTTCACTGCCGTATCCCGCAGTCAGAAGTCATCGCCGTATGTGATATGAGGGAGGCCCAGGTCAAAGCAGTCCAGGAAGAATTCGGCATTCCTTACGGCTATACGGACTGCGGTGAGATGCTTCAAAATCCAGAGATCGACGCGGTTTTGATCGCCACAGGGGCAGACGCCCACAAGGATCAGGTGGTTGCTGCCTGCAAGGCAAAAAAGCATATCTTCTGTGAAAAGCCGCTGGCGAAAAAGGTGGAGGACTGCCTGGCCATTGAAGAGGCAGTAAGAGAAAATTCAGATAAGTGCTTCACTGTGGGATTTATGAGAAGATTTGATCCTTCTTATGCAGAGGCAAAGGAAAAGATCAAAAACGGTGAGATCGGTACACCGATCCTGTTTAAAGGGGTCAGTCTGGATCCGTCCACTGTGCTGGACGCCCACTTAGAAGGTGTGAAAAACGGAATCTATGTACCGTGGTTTATCGAGATGGGCAGCCATGACACAGACCTTGCACGGTGGTTCCTGGAAGGGGATCCCGAGGACTGCCATGCTTTTGGAGGCGCTTATGTGTGCAAAGGGTTGGAGGAATATGACGACTATGACAACGGATTTTCCCTGACCAAGATGGACAATGGGGCAACTGCATACATCCAGGTGGGAAGAACTGCCACATGCAGCCATGTGGAATCAGAGATCGTGGGAACAAAAGGCACCATCCGTGTAAACAGCGTGCCGAGGAAAAATTATGTGTCTTCTTTTACAGAGAAAGGATATGTGGAGGAATGCCAGGAGGACTTTATGAACCGCTGGGGAGACGCGTTTTATAATGAACTGGAGAATTTTGTGGACTGCATAGAGAACGGACGCAGCCCGGAGACGACAGCCCATGACGGCACGATGAGCCTTAAGTTCTGTCAGAAACTGCATCAGGCATATTTGGATGAAAAATAA
- the htpG gene encoding molecular chaperone HtpG, producing MAQKHGNLSINSENIFPIIKKWLYSDHDIFVRELISNGCDAITKLRKLSSMGEFELPEDYKEKIEVVVDANEKTMKFIDTGLGMTADEIEEYITQIAFSGATEFLEKYKDKTDQDQIIGHFGLGFYSAFMVADKVTIDSLSYKEGALPVHWECDGGTEYDIEDGTREQIGTQITLFLNEDSLMFANESKVEEVIQKYCSFMPVEIFLTDANKEQEFETIDESELTEEDVVVEHIHEDAKTEEKENENGEKETVEVSPAKDLVKINKRPVSLSDTHPLWMKHPNDCTDEEYRAFYHKVFSDFKEPLFWIHLNMDYPFNLKGILYFPQINSEYDSIEGTIKLYNSQVFIADNIKEVIPEFLMLLKGVIDCPDLPLNVSRSALQNDGFVKKISDYISKKVADKLTGMCKTDRETYEKYWDDISPFIKFGYIKDQKFGEKIKDYILFKNMDQKYLTLSDLAPVPADEKEKTTIYYITDEVQQSQYINMFKEQGLDAVILKHNIDSAFISQLEQQSQNLAFKRIDADVEGALKEDSDEDLTDITTALTELFRKTLGKENLDVHVDKLKNEDVSAVITLSEESRRMQDMMKMYGMAGMDPSMFGGAESLTLNANNQLVQYLFEHGDAENTPIICEQLYDLAVLSNKQLPADQMTKFIARSNKIMQMLTK from the coding sequence ATGGCACAAAAACATGGTAACCTTTCAATTAACAGTGAGAACATTTTTCCAATCATTAAAAAATGGCTGTATTCTGACCACGACATCTTCGTCCGGGAGCTGATCTCCAACGGATGCGATGCCATCACAAAGCTTCGGAAGCTGTCCTCCATGGGTGAATTTGAATTGCCGGAGGATTATAAAGAAAAGATCGAAGTCGTTGTGGATGCCAATGAAAAAACAATGAAATTTATCGACACCGGTCTGGGTATGACTGCCGATGAGATTGAGGAGTACATTACACAAATCGCATTTTCTGGCGCTACTGAATTTTTAGAAAAATACAAAGACAAAACAGACCAGGATCAGATCATCGGTCACTTCGGTCTGGGCTTCTATTCTGCTTTTATGGTAGCCGACAAGGTAACCATCGACAGCCTCTCTTATAAAGAAGGAGCTCTGCCGGTACACTGGGAATGTGACGGCGGAACAGAATATGACATTGAGGACGGTACCAGAGAACAGATCGGTACACAGATCACTCTGTTTTTAAATGAAGACAGCCTGATGTTCGCCAATGAATCCAAGGTAGAGGAAGTCATACAGAAATACTGCTCTTTCATGCCGGTGGAGATCTTCTTAACCGATGCCAACAAGGAACAGGAATTTGAGACCATCGACGAATCAGAGCTGACTGAGGAAGATGTGGTTGTTGAGCATATCCATGAGGATGCCAAGACGGAAGAGAAAGAAAACGAAAACGGCGAGAAGGAAACTGTGGAGGTCTCCCCTGCAAAGGATCTTGTAAAGATCAACAAACGCCCGGTTTCATTAAGTGATACCCATCCTCTCTGGATGAAGCATCCAAACGACTGCACAGACGAAGAATACAGAGCATTTTACCACAAGGTATTCTCTGACTTTAAGGAGCCTCTGTTCTGGATCCACCTGAACATGGACTATCCGTTTAATCTGAAAGGAATCCTATACTTCCCTCAGATTAATTCAGAATATGATTCTATCGAGGGAACCATCAAGCTGTATAACAGCCAGGTATTCATCGCCGACAATATCAAAGAAGTGATTCCGGAATTCCTCATGCTCCTAAAAGGTGTCATTGACTGTCCGGACCTTCCTCTGAATGTTTCCAGAAGTGCGCTTCAGAATGACGGATTCGTCAAGAAGATCTCCGACTATATCTCTAAAAAGGTAGCGGATAAACTGACCGGCATGTGCAAGACTGACCGGGAGACCTATGAAAAATACTGGGATGATATCAGCCCGTTTATTAAGTTTGGCTACATCAAGGATCAGAAGTTCGGAGAAAAGATCAAGGATTATATTCTGTTCAAGAACATGGACCAGAAATACCTAACCTTAAGTGACCTGGCTCCAGTGCCTGCTGACGAAAAAGAAAAGACGACCATCTACTATATTACGGATGAAGTACAGCAGAGCCAGTATATCAACATGTTCAAGGAGCAGGGACTGGACGCCGTGATCCTGAAACACAACATTGATTCCGCGTTTATCTCCCAGTTGGAGCAGCAGAGCCAGAACCTGGCCTTTAAGCGGATCGATGCGGATGTGGAAGGTGCGCTGAAAGAGGATTCCGATGAGGATCTGACGGATATCACAACAGCCCTGACAGAATTATTCAGAAAAACTCTGGGCAAAGAAAACCTGGACGTCCATGTGGATAAGCTGAAAAATGAGGATGTATCCGCAGTCATCACCCTGTCCGAGGAAAGCCGACGGATGCAGGATATGATGAAGATGTACGGAATGGCTGGCATGGATCCGTCCATGTTCGGAGGGGCAGAATCCCTGACCTTAAACGCCAACAACCAGCTGGTTCAGTATCTGTTTGAACACGGAGATGCAGAAAACACACCGATCATCTGCGAACAGCTGTATGACCTGGCAGTTCTTAGCAACAAACAGCTCCCTGCTGACCAGATGACCAAATTTATTGCCCGGAGCAATAAGATCATGCAGATGCTGACAAAATAA
- a CDS encoding AraC family transcriptional regulator translates to MNWEEKLQKIIDHIEHHLQRKEEPVDTEKISEIAGCSFSFFQKVFSYMNGISLSEYIRFRKMTLAGYDLKSTDMKVLEISCKYGYESPTSFTRAFQQFHGITPTEAKNKNARLQVYPKMQTSSKHSFCWRSEKKSAFRLIGKSVRVSGSPEKAIPEFWSQCQRDGVYSRLVSMDSGNPKGTFGLCRICDDLSGLMDYSIMVTSEQPLPPGFHELVIPETEWAVFDCIGPVPGAVQAGWRYLNDEWLDAYPFRHAGCPELEWYSSGNPYDTHYLSQIWIPIITES, encoded by the coding sequence TTGAACTGGGAAGAAAAACTGCAGAAGATCATCGATCACATTGAGCACCATCTGCAGCGGAAGGAAGAGCCTGTCGACACTGAAAAGATCTCAGAGATTGCCGGATGCTCCTTTAGCTTTTTTCAAAAGGTCTTTTCCTACATGAACGGGATCAGTCTCTCTGAGTATATCCGTTTCAGAAAGATGACCCTGGCCGGCTATGACTTAAAAAGTACGGATATGAAAGTATTGGAGATCAGCTGCAAATACGGATATGAATCTCCCACATCCTTTACAAGGGCATTTCAGCAGTTCCACGGGATTACACCGACAGAGGCAAAAAATAAGAATGCCCGACTGCAGGTCTATCCTAAAATGCAGACTTCCTCAAAGCACTCTTTTTGCTGGAGATCTGAGAAAAAAAGTGCTTTCCGCCTCATTGGAAAAAGTGTCCGGGTATCAGGTTCCCCTGAGAAAGCGATTCCGGAATTTTGGAGCCAGTGTCAGAGAGACGGTGTATATTCCCGGCTGGTCTCAATGGATTCAGGGAATCCAAAAGGAACGTTCGGCCTGTGCAGAATTTGTGATGACCTTTCCGGTCTGATGGATTATTCCATCATGGTCACCTCCGAACAGCCTCTTCCTCCAGGGTTTCATGAACTTGTCATTCCTGAGACCGAATGGGCCGTCTTTGACTGTATAGGTCCTGTGCCCGGGGCAGTCCAGGCCGGCTGGAGGTATCTAAACGACGAATGGCTGGATGCATATCCTTTCCGCCATGCCGGGTGTCCGGAGCTTGAATGGTACAGCAGCGGGAATCCCTATGACACTCATTACCTGAGCCAGATCTGGATACCGATCATAACCGAATCATAA
- a CDS encoding MFS transporter → MEKQTTETDNSFKSIPWRVRFAYGSGDVAINVVYGMIGSLLTIFYTDYVGVSVAAIGVVMLVSRLFDGCSDIIMGFVVERTNSKWGKSRPWVLWMALPYSISVVLLFTVPMTTDLLQLVYIFITYNLCNTVCFTMLSLPYGSLSAMMTRNSTERDMLSIVRMGMSPFGRIMAVGCSLPLVKILGNDQAAWVKTITIWAVIALILLLVCFINCKENVHIPAAETKKEKQPILKSMKYLLTNQYFWAVLVLWMMQNVIYSLTGTILPYYCKYILYNDSWMYSVLYFTETLVLMGATCICPLLLRKFGKRNMSLFGAVCALAGQLVFFLNPESFVWLLFSCVIRALCLAPLNSIIFGMLGDVVEFGQWKHHVRQESLIFACGSVGTKIGNGLAAATMTSLLGISGYISSAAGSTAQPGSALAMILNIYKFGPVLVWVTVIIVLFLYKLDKRYDTIMGDLAKREEQGQL, encoded by the coding sequence ATGGAGAAACAGACGACGGAAACTGACAATAGTTTTAAAAGTATCCCCTGGAGGGTGCGCTTTGCCTACGGCTCCGGCGATGTGGCGATCAATGTGGTTTACGGGATGATCGGAAGCCTGCTCACGATATTTTATACAGATTATGTGGGTGTCTCCGTGGCGGCCATCGGTGTGGTAATGCTGGTCTCAAGGCTTTTTGACGGATGCTCTGACATCATTATGGGCTTTGTTGTGGAGCGGACCAACTCAAAATGGGGAAAATCAAGGCCGTGGGTTTTGTGGATGGCGCTGCCGTACTCCATTTCTGTGGTACTTTTGTTCACAGTGCCCATGACCACAGATCTTCTGCAGCTGGTCTACATTTTTATCACTTACAACCTGTGTAATACCGTATGTTTCACTATGCTGAGCCTGCCCTATGGAAGTCTGTCTGCCATGATGACCAGAAATTCTACAGAGCGTGATATGCTGAGCATTGTGAGGATGGGGATGTCCCCGTTCGGGCGGATCATGGCGGTGGGTTGTTCGCTTCCGCTTGTAAAGATCCTGGGCAATGACCAGGCTGCCTGGGTCAAGACGATCACGATCTGGGCGGTGATCGCGCTGATCCTGCTGCTGGTCTGCTTTATCAACTGCAAAGAAAATGTCCATATACCGGCGGCGGAGACAAAAAAGGAGAAGCAGCCTATACTGAAGTCTATGAAGTATTTACTCACAAACCAGTACTTCTGGGCAGTACTGGTCCTGTGGATGATGCAGAATGTCATTTACAGCCTGACAGGAACGATCCTTCCGTACTATTGTAAATATATACTTTATAATGACAGCTGGATGTACAGCGTGCTGTATTTTACAGAGACACTGGTACTCATGGGGGCTACGTGCATCTGTCCCCTGCTGTTAAGGAAATTTGGAAAGAGGAATATGTCTCTTTTTGGGGCAGTCTGTGCCCTGGCAGGACAGCTGGTATTCTTTTTAAACCCTGAAAGTTTTGTCTGGCTGTTGTTCAGCTGTGTGATCCGGGCGCTCTGTCTGGCACCGTTAAATTCCATTATCTTTGGAATGCTGGGTGATGTGGTGGAATTCGGACAGTGGAAGCATCATGTGCGCCAGGAAAGCCTGATCTTTGCCTGCGGTTCCGTGGGGACAAAGATCGGAAACGGGCTTGCGGCAGCCACGATGACGAGCCTGTTGGGTATTTCAGGCTACATAAGCTCAGCCGCTGGAAGCACTGCCCAGCCGGGTTCTGCTCTGGCCATGATTTTGAACATATATAAGTTCGGCCCTGTCCTTGTGTGGGTGACTGTCATCATTGTGCTGTTTCTTTATAAGCTGGACAAACGGTATGATACGATCATGGGAGACCTGGCAAAGAGGGAAGAACAGGGACAATTATAA
- a CDS encoding zinc-dependent alcohol dehydrogenase yields the protein MRNPPGIEANKGIILGHECVGEVTEIGSDVMDLKVGDHIILDNNVPCGVCTPCQTGNSNLCKHMGSMGVHKDGVFAQYAVAPEKQMVRIPKEIPIDQAIFAEPLNCVMGAVKKLKVMPGDTALVLGGGPIGLYFTTLMKACGAGKVLVSEVSDFRTEYAKAQGADRVINPAKEDLKTEVLNETDGNGADIVIDAVGVLINDALMAVKSGGSILLFGQNGVARQEICQNDITARGLTVYGNFIGNYTLKNVANLLSSNRVDFTKMITHKLPLEDFETGLKAMQKGEALEVILDPFANE from the coding sequence CTGCGCAACCCGCCTGGGATCGAGGCAAACAAGGGAATCATCCTTGGACACGAGTGTGTGGGTGAGGTCACAGAAATAGGCAGTGACGTGATGGATCTGAAAGTGGGAGACCACATCATCCTGGATAACAATGTGCCGTGCGGAGTCTGCACACCGTGCCAGACCGGAAACAGCAACCTGTGTAAGCACATGGGCTCCATGGGTGTCCATAAAGACGGAGTATTCGCCCAGTATGCGGTGGCTCCTGAAAAACAGATGGTGCGGATTCCAAAGGAGATTCCAATTGATCAGGCCATTTTTGCAGAGCCGTTAAATTGTGTCATGGGCGCAGTGAAAAAGCTGAAAGTTATGCCTGGAGATACCGCCCTGGTACTTGGAGGCGGACCGATCGGATTATACTTTACCACATTGATGAAAGCCTGCGGAGCCGGAAAAGTTCTTGTTTCTGAGGTATCGGATTTCCGTACGGAGTATGCGAAAGCCCAGGGAGCAGACCGGGTGATCAATCCTGCCAAAGAGGACTTAAAGACAGAAGTGTTGAATGAGACAGATGGAAACGGGGCAGATATCGTCATCGATGCAGTGGGAGTGCTGATCAACGACGCTCTCATGGCAGTCAAAAGCGGAGGAAGCATTCTGCTCTTCGGACAGAACGGCGTCGCCAGACAGGAAATCTGCCAGAACGATATCACAGCAAGGGGTCTCACGGTTTATGGCAACTTTATCGGCAATTACACCCTGAAAAATGTGGCAAATCTCTTGTCCAGCAATAGAGTAGACTTTACAAAGATGATTACCCACAAGCTGCCCTTGGAAGATTTTGAGACAGGGTTAAAGGCAATGCAGAAAGGAGAAGCATTGGAAGTGATCCTGGATCCGTTTGCCAACGAATAA